One genomic window of Nerophis lumbriciformis linkage group LG31, RoL_Nlum_v2.1, whole genome shotgun sequence includes the following:
- the lrrfip1a gene encoding uncharacterized protein lrrfip1a isoform X10 codes for MYHFTIHALTSLKVLDKKSNMSNNKSDMSNMGSQVTGRKRSSNKDRSTAEDEALNLIAKEAEARLAAKRAARAEAREIRMRELERQQKEIFQVQKSSSAASTLTATTITSLGASSSRTGSGETVDAESAVREIKEIHELKDQIQDVESKYTHNLKEAKDALTEVEEKYRKAMVSNAQLDNDKNNLMYQVDTLKDSLMELEELLSESRREYQDKVKELEREKHAHNVLHFQLITMKESLQQSEELLNEIRQLRMKQDTFSREICDLQETLEWKDKKIGALERQKEYTDAIRTERDVLREEVVKLKDILKKHGVVLSINGGAAEMDAAISSREDCSSSQTEVNCMLGSSVDAQLRSSGKEEVDQEQHQDVFEEMQTSRLSADTLSNTDKASIVESCSTLQSSKEHEMPLKVVNGGQRLEWQAEVDELPITKVFNEHLSSELEENASHSEDVPHVKSDLEERVTTTNDVIEDNFINVFEENPHKPKTIQKCHLINTQSCLQNVIDSESCTQEDSKDSESCLENVKDAVSCSQRKCIKDSELRPQVGNVNVFESEAILVVSNTERHCGSENAETKNNEGEEIRIEAPPKSVNALGQKKKKKRRGTKKGVSRKEIIQSKDNDRICKKKIQLAAVSECSTDGHICERIQESSADQVIKETDQHQGTEQMEHTEVSNVEQLNKSKMDSISGQWNNKKHWKAVKEPGEDRVLKETDRQDAKLVDCAQVEHHETSNVQNPKESNMDLMFNTDEHSYEQNVEAEVDIKDEKIFLPLPLSETQSGQRTDQQDLKQTLESVKSEGGSTQSSDPRLSFRIDFVSTNTNKSLEKDDMPTVDTQDDVTTVDTQDDMTTIDTAYDMTTVNRQDDVTTVDTNDGVTTVDTQDGLTTVDTQNDVTTIETQKDVTILDTQDDITVDTQHGVTTADTLDMTIANTQDITTVDTQDMTIANTQDITAVDTQDMTTVDTHDVTNVDTQDDVITVDTQDDVTTVDTEDDMTTEDTMDDVTTVDTEDHVTTIDRQDNGAAKCNNEITELEVESSVKNESHIHLSVTEESTVQLPESPSELSAAKNSNNDDVLTGVSDKGRLVRTCTNQKDEEPQAESRERSFLSVTNPNYILDETSNLSEIEEEHELLDLVKPKNSSHEHDIDETQTERLTLGYEDQIDDAASDTQGQTQSSPYNIIPMIVQQLTTEQLASEDNPEEHKNGKSDQKSLIAQPLLESLSVKKSEPSNTSNSEQCSEEDTEENEEGQSFDFDDLNTDVAVEIHTTIAQEEVEARFDVLSDDKSEMCVPQGKQMDDEVCTDAASVDKDAVKKRSVLVHLEASSKNLGIVEEHEEKMGKMSAMDEQTIVPKDRQPSKAGGFGVLQNTSEDQAVPLPVEEALDVVEQLHEVGANRVTVKDVKKNCKKGKSKGKDDCKMT; via the exons AGTTCCAGTGCAGCTTCTACATTAACTGCAACAACCATCACATCCCTGGGCGCCTCTTCTTCACGGACAGGAAGTGGAGAAACTGTGGATGCTGAGAGTGCCGTGAGAGAAATTAAA GAAATTCATGAACTTAAGGATCAAATTCAAGATGTGGAATCCAAGTACACACACAATCTAAAAGAAGCCAAG GATGCTTTAACAGAAGTGGAAGAGAAGTATCGAAAGGCTATGGTGTCCAACGCCCAGCTGGACAATGACAAGAATAACCTGATGTACCAAGTGGACACGCTGAAGGACTCTTTGATGGAACTAGAAGAACTTCTGTCTGAGTCCCGGCGGGAATACCAGGACAAAGTCAAG GAGTTGGAGCGAGAGAAACACGCCCACAATGTGCTTCACTTCCAGCTGATTACCATGAAAGAAAGCCTTCAACAAAGCGAGGAGCTGCTAAAT GAGATCCGTCAGTTGCGTATGAAACAGGACACGTTTTCTAGAGAGATATGTGACCTACAAGAGACACTGGAATGGAAGGATAAGAAAATTGGG GCCTTAGAGCGACAAAAAGAATACACGGACGCCATCCGAACTGAGCGAGACGTGCTGAGGGAAGAAGTTGTGAAGCTGAAAGATATTCTAAAG AAACATGGCGTGGTGTTGAGCATCAATGGCGGGGCTGCTGAGATGGACGCAGCAATCAGCAGCCGCGAGGATTGCAGCAGCTCCCAAACTGAAGTAAACTGCATGCTGG GAAGCTCAGTGGACGCTCAGTTAAGAAGTAGTGGAAAGGAAGAGGTGGATCAAGAGCAGCATCAAGATGTGTTTGAGGAAATGCAAACAAGTCGTTTGAGCGCTGATACGCTGTCTAATACTGACAAGGCATCTATAGTGGAATCCTGCAGCACATTGCAATCCTCAAAAGAACATGAAATGCCTCTCAAAGTAGTCAATGGTGGCCAAAGGTTGGAATGGCAGGCTGAAGTTGATGAACTTCCAATCACAAAAGTCTTCAATGAACACCTCAGTTCTGAGTTGGAAGAAAATGCAAGTCATTCTGAAGATGTTCCACATGTTAAGTCAGATTTAGAAGAGAGAGTTACAACAACCAATGATGTTATTGAAGATAACTTTATTAACGTCTTTGAGGAGAACCCACACAAACCCAAAACCATACAGAAATGTCATTTGATAAACACACAATCATGTCTACAAAATGTTATTGATTCAGAATCATGTACACAAGAAGATTCTAAAGATTCAGAATCATGTCTGGAAAATGTCAAAGATGCAGTATCATGTTCACAACGAAAATGTATAAAAGATTCTGAATTGCGTCCCCAAGTAGGAAATGTCAATGTCTTTGAGTCTGAGGCTATCCTAGTTGTTTCAAACACTGAACGCCATTGTGGAAGTGAAAATGCTGAGACTAAAAATAATGAAGGAGAAGAAATACGAATAGAGGCTCCACCTAAGAGTGTTAATGCTCTTGgccaaaagaagaaaaagaagaggagAGGCACAAAGAAAGGAGTGTCCCGTAAGGAAATAATTCAATCTAAGGACAATGAtagaatatgtaaaaaaaaaatccaacttgcaGCAGTTTCAGAATGTAGCACTGATGGTCACATCTGTGAACGCATTCAAGAATCTTCTGCTGATCAGGTTATCAAAGAGACCGACCAGCATCAGGGTACTGAACAAATGGAACACACTGAAGTCTCAAATGTTGAACAGCTAAACAAATCCAAGATGGATTCAATTAGTGGTCAATGGAATAATAAAAAGCACTGGAAAGCAGTGAAGGAACCAGGCGAGGATCGAGTTTTAAAAGAGACAGACAGGCAAGATGCTAAACTAGTAGATTGTGCACAAGTAGAACACCACGAAACATCAAACGTTCAAAACCCCAAAGAATCAAACATGGATCTAATGTTCAATACAGATGAACACAGTTATGAGCAGAATGTGGAAGCAGAAGTAGACATAAAAGATGAAAAAATCTTTCTACCTTTACCACTCAGTGAAACACAAAGTGGTCAGCGCACAGATCAACAGGACTTGAAACAAACTTTAGAATCTGTGAAAAGCGAGGGAGGATCTACACAGAGTTCTGATCCAAGGTTAAGTTTTCGTATTGACTTTGTTAGCACCAACACCAATAAAAGTTTGGAGAAAGATGACATGCCAACTGTAGACACACAAGATGACGTGACAACCGTAGACACACAGGATGACATGACTACTATAGACACAGCGTATGACATGACCACCGTAAACAGACAGGATGACGTGACAACTGTAGACACAAATGATGGCGTGACAACTGTAGACACACAAGATGGTTTGACAACGGTAGACACACAAAATGACGTGACAACCATAGAAACACAGAAAGACGTGACAATTTTAGACACACAAGATGACATAACCGTAGACACACAACATGGCGTGACAACCGCAGACACACTAGACATGACAATCGCAAACACACAAGACATTACAACCGTAGACACACAAGACATGACAATCGCAAACACACAAGACATTACAGCCGTAGACACACAAGACATGACAACCGTAGACACACATGACGTGACAAACGTAGACACACAAGATGACGTGATAACAGTCGACACACAAGATGATGTGACAACCGTAGACACAGAAGATGACATGACAACTGAAGACACAATGGATGACGTGACGACCGTAGACACAGAAGATCACGTGACCACCATAGACAGACAAGACAATGGAGCTGCAAAGTGTAATAACGAAATAACAGAATTAGAAGTGGAAAGTAGTGTTAAAAATGAAAGCCATATTCACTTGTCTGTGACTGAGGAGTCTACTGTCCAACTCCCAGAGTCACCATCTGAACTGTCTGCTGCAAAGAACTCCAACAATGATGATGTGCTCACTGGGGTTTCTGACAAAGGCCGGCTCGTGAGAACATGTACAAATCAAAAGGATGAAGAGCCACAAGCAGAAAGCAGAGAAAGATCTTTTCTGTCTGTTACCAATCCCAATTATATATTGGACGAAACCTCCAACCTGTCTGAAATTGAGGAGGAACATGAATTGTTGGATTTAGTCAAGCCAAAGAACTCTTCACATGAGCATGACATTGATGAGACTCAGACTGAACGTTTGACTTTGGGGTATGAAGATCAGATTGATGATGCTGCCTCCGACACACAAGGGCAGACACAAAGCTCTCCTTATAATATAATTCCCATGATTGTGCAGCAACTTACTACTGAGCAATTAGCCTCCGAAGACAATCCCGAGGAGCACAAAAACGGCAAAAGTGACCAGAAAAGTCTGATTGCACAACCACTGCTGGAATCATTAAGTGTAAAGAAGTCTGAGCCCAGTAACACAAGTAACTCCGAGCAGTGCAGTGAGGAGGACACCGAAGAAAATGAGGAAGGGCAGTCCTTTGATTTTGATGACCTGAACACAGATGTGGCTGTAGAAATACACACCACTATAGCCCAGGAAGAAGTTGAGGCGAGGTTTGATGTCCTGTCAGATGACAAGAGTGAAATGTGTGTGCCACAAGGGAAGCAAATGGATGATGAGGTGTGTACTGATGCAGCTTCAGTAGACAAAGATGCTGTAAAGAAACGCAGCGTTTTGGTTCATTTGGAAGCTTCATCTAAAAATCTGGGAATTGTGGAGGAGCATGAGGAAAAAATGGGGAAGATGAGTGCGATGGATGAGCAAACCATTGTTCCAAAAGACAGACAGCCTTCCAAAGCTGGGGGGTTTGGTGTTTTACAAAACACAAGTGAAGACCAGGCTGTGCCTTTACCAGTAGAAGAAGCTTTAGATGTTGTTGAACAACTGCATGAAGTAGGCGCAAACAGAGTGACTGTAAAAGATGTGAAGAAAAATTGCAAGAAAGGAAAAAGCAAAGGCAAAGATGACTGCAAGATGACTTAG
- the lrrfip1a gene encoding uncharacterized protein lrrfip1a isoform X8: MYHFTIHALTSLKVLDKKSNMSNNKSDMSNMGSQVTGRKRSSNKDRSTAEDEALNLIAKEAEARLAAKRAARAEAREIRMRELERQQKEIFQVQKLSDDDEHMSVGVRSSSAASTLTATTITSLGASSSRTGSGETVDAESAVREIKEIHELKDQIQDVESKYTHNLKEAKDALTEVEEKYRKAMVSNAQLDNDKNNLMYQVDTLKDSLMELEELLSESRREYQDKVKELEREKHAHNVLHFQLITMKESLQQSEELLNEIRQLRMKQDTFSREICDLQETLEWKDKKIGALERQKEYTDAIRTERDVLREEVVKLKDILKKHGVVLSINGGAAEMDAAISSREDCSSSQTEVNCMLGSSVDAQLRSSGKEEVDQEQHQDVFEEMQTSRLSADTLSNTDKASIVESCSTLQSSKEHEMPLKVVNGGQRLEWQAEVDELPITKVFNEHLSSELEENASHSEDVPHVKSDLEERVTTTNDVIEDNFINVFEENPHKPKTIQKCHLINTQSCLQNVIDSESCTQEDSKDSESCLENVKDAVSCSQRKCIKDSELRPQVGNVNVFESEAILVVSNTERHCGSENAETKNNEGEEIRIEAPPKSVNALGQKKKKKRRGTKKGVSRKEIIQSKDNDRICKKKIQLAAVSECSTDGHICERIQESSADQVIKETDQHQGTEQMEHTEVSNVEQLNKSKMDSISGQWNNKKHWKAVKEPGEDRVLKETDRQDAKLVDCAQVEHHETSNVQNPKESNMDLMFNTDEHSYEQNVEAEVDIKDEKIFLPLPLSETQSGQRTDQQDLKQTLESVKSEGGSTQSSDPRLSFRIDFVSTNTNKSLEKDDMPTVDTQDDVTTVDTQDDMTTIDTAYDMTTVNRQDDVTTVDTNDGVTTVDTQDGLTTVDTQNDVTTIETQKDVTILDTQDDITVDTQHGVTTADTLDMTIANTQDITTVDTQDMTIANTQDITAVDTQDMTTVDTHDVTNVDTQDDVITVDTQDDVTTVDTEDDMTTEDTMDDVTTVDTEDHVTTIDRQDNGAAKCNNEITELEVESSVKNESHIHLSVTEESTVQLPESPSELSAAKNSNNDDVLTGVSDKGRLVRTCTNQKDEEPQAESRERSFLSVTNPNYILDETSNLSEIEEEHELLDLVKPKNSSHEHDIDETQTERLTLGYEDQIDDAASDTQGQTQSSPYNIIPMIVQQLTTEQLASEDNPEEHKNGKSDQKSLIAQPLLESLSVKKSEPSNTSNSEQCSEEDTEENEEGQSFDFDDLNTDVAVEIHTTIAQEEVEARFDVLSDDKSEMCVPQGKQMDDEVCTDAASVDKDAVKKRSVLVHLEASSKNLGIVEEHEEKMGKMSAMDEQTIVPKDRQPSKAGGFGVLQNTSEDQAVPLPVEEALDVVEQLHEVGANRVTVKDVKKNCKKGKSKGKDDCKMT; the protein is encoded by the exons AGTTCCAGTGCAGCTTCTACATTAACTGCAACAACCATCACATCCCTGGGCGCCTCTTCTTCACGGACAGGAAGTGGAGAAACTGTGGATGCTGAGAGTGCCGTGAGAGAAATTAAA GAAATTCATGAACTTAAGGATCAAATTCAAGATGTGGAATCCAAGTACACACACAATCTAAAAGAAGCCAAG GATGCTTTAACAGAAGTGGAAGAGAAGTATCGAAAGGCTATGGTGTCCAACGCCCAGCTGGACAATGACAAGAATAACCTGATGTACCAAGTGGACACGCTGAAGGACTCTTTGATGGAACTAGAAGAACTTCTGTCTGAGTCCCGGCGGGAATACCAGGACAAAGTCAAG GAGTTGGAGCGAGAGAAACACGCCCACAATGTGCTTCACTTCCAGCTGATTACCATGAAAGAAAGCCTTCAACAAAGCGAGGAGCTGCTAAAT GAGATCCGTCAGTTGCGTATGAAACAGGACACGTTTTCTAGAGAGATATGTGACCTACAAGAGACACTGGAATGGAAGGATAAGAAAATTGGG GCCTTAGAGCGACAAAAAGAATACACGGACGCCATCCGAACTGAGCGAGACGTGCTGAGGGAAGAAGTTGTGAAGCTGAAAGATATTCTAAAG AAACATGGCGTGGTGTTGAGCATCAATGGCGGGGCTGCTGAGATGGACGCAGCAATCAGCAGCCGCGAGGATTGCAGCAGCTCCCAAACTGAAGTAAACTGCATGCTGG GAAGCTCAGTGGACGCTCAGTTAAGAAGTAGTGGAAAGGAAGAGGTGGATCAAGAGCAGCATCAAGATGTGTTTGAGGAAATGCAAACAAGTCGTTTGAGCGCTGATACGCTGTCTAATACTGACAAGGCATCTATAGTGGAATCCTGCAGCACATTGCAATCCTCAAAAGAACATGAAATGCCTCTCAAAGTAGTCAATGGTGGCCAAAGGTTGGAATGGCAGGCTGAAGTTGATGAACTTCCAATCACAAAAGTCTTCAATGAACACCTCAGTTCTGAGTTGGAAGAAAATGCAAGTCATTCTGAAGATGTTCCACATGTTAAGTCAGATTTAGAAGAGAGAGTTACAACAACCAATGATGTTATTGAAGATAACTTTATTAACGTCTTTGAGGAGAACCCACACAAACCCAAAACCATACAGAAATGTCATTTGATAAACACACAATCATGTCTACAAAATGTTATTGATTCAGAATCATGTACACAAGAAGATTCTAAAGATTCAGAATCATGTCTGGAAAATGTCAAAGATGCAGTATCATGTTCACAACGAAAATGTATAAAAGATTCTGAATTGCGTCCCCAAGTAGGAAATGTCAATGTCTTTGAGTCTGAGGCTATCCTAGTTGTTTCAAACACTGAACGCCATTGTGGAAGTGAAAATGCTGAGACTAAAAATAATGAAGGAGAAGAAATACGAATAGAGGCTCCACCTAAGAGTGTTAATGCTCTTGgccaaaagaagaaaaagaagaggagAGGCACAAAGAAAGGAGTGTCCCGTAAGGAAATAATTCAATCTAAGGACAATGAtagaatatgtaaaaaaaaaatccaacttgcaGCAGTTTCAGAATGTAGCACTGATGGTCACATCTGTGAACGCATTCAAGAATCTTCTGCTGATCAGGTTATCAAAGAGACCGACCAGCATCAGGGTACTGAACAAATGGAACACACTGAAGTCTCAAATGTTGAACAGCTAAACAAATCCAAGATGGATTCAATTAGTGGTCAATGGAATAATAAAAAGCACTGGAAAGCAGTGAAGGAACCAGGCGAGGATCGAGTTTTAAAAGAGACAGACAGGCAAGATGCTAAACTAGTAGATTGTGCACAAGTAGAACACCACGAAACATCAAACGTTCAAAACCCCAAAGAATCAAACATGGATCTAATGTTCAATACAGATGAACACAGTTATGAGCAGAATGTGGAAGCAGAAGTAGACATAAAAGATGAAAAAATCTTTCTACCTTTACCACTCAGTGAAACACAAAGTGGTCAGCGCACAGATCAACAGGACTTGAAACAAACTTTAGAATCTGTGAAAAGCGAGGGAGGATCTACACAGAGTTCTGATCCAAGGTTAAGTTTTCGTATTGACTTTGTTAGCACCAACACCAATAAAAGTTTGGAGAAAGATGACATGCCAACTGTAGACACACAAGATGACGTGACAACCGTAGACACACAGGATGACATGACTACTATAGACACAGCGTATGACATGACCACCGTAAACAGACAGGATGACGTGACAACTGTAGACACAAATGATGGCGTGACAACTGTAGACACACAAGATGGTTTGACAACGGTAGACACACAAAATGACGTGACAACCATAGAAACACAGAAAGACGTGACAATTTTAGACACACAAGATGACATAACCGTAGACACACAACATGGCGTGACAACCGCAGACACACTAGACATGACAATCGCAAACACACAAGACATTACAACCGTAGACACACAAGACATGACAATCGCAAACACACAAGACATTACAGCCGTAGACACACAAGACATGACAACCGTAGACACACATGACGTGACAAACGTAGACACACAAGATGACGTGATAACAGTCGACACACAAGATGATGTGACAACCGTAGACACAGAAGATGACATGACAACTGAAGACACAATGGATGACGTGACGACCGTAGACACAGAAGATCACGTGACCACCATAGACAGACAAGACAATGGAGCTGCAAAGTGTAATAACGAAATAACAGAATTAGAAGTGGAAAGTAGTGTTAAAAATGAAAGCCATATTCACTTGTCTGTGACTGAGGAGTCTACTGTCCAACTCCCAGAGTCACCATCTGAACTGTCTGCTGCAAAGAACTCCAACAATGATGATGTGCTCACTGGGGTTTCTGACAAAGGCCGGCTCGTGAGAACATGTACAAATCAAAAGGATGAAGAGCCACAAGCAGAAAGCAGAGAAAGATCTTTTCTGTCTGTTACCAATCCCAATTATATATTGGACGAAACCTCCAACCTGTCTGAAATTGAGGAGGAACATGAATTGTTGGATTTAGTCAAGCCAAAGAACTCTTCACATGAGCATGACATTGATGAGACTCAGACTGAACGTTTGACTTTGGGGTATGAAGATCAGATTGATGATGCTGCCTCCGACACACAAGGGCAGACACAAAGCTCTCCTTATAATATAATTCCCATGATTGTGCAGCAACTTACTACTGAGCAATTAGCCTCCGAAGACAATCCCGAGGAGCACAAAAACGGCAAAAGTGACCAGAAAAGTCTGATTGCACAACCACTGCTGGAATCATTAAGTGTAAAGAAGTCTGAGCCCAGTAACACAAGTAACTCCGAGCAGTGCAGTGAGGAGGACACCGAAGAAAATGAGGAAGGGCAGTCCTTTGATTTTGATGACCTGAACACAGATGTGGCTGTAGAAATACACACCACTATAGCCCAGGAAGAAGTTGAGGCGAGGTTTGATGTCCTGTCAGATGACAAGAGTGAAATGTGTGTGCCACAAGGGAAGCAAATGGATGATGAGGTGTGTACTGATGCAGCTTCAGTAGACAAAGATGCTGTAAAGAAACGCAGCGTTTTGGTTCATTTGGAAGCTTCATCTAAAAATCTGGGAATTGTGGAGGAGCATGAGGAAAAAATGGGGAAGATGAGTGCGATGGATGAGCAAACCATTGTTCCAAAAGACAGACAGCCTTCCAAAGCTGGGGGGTTTGGTGTTTTACAAAACACAAGTGAAGACCAGGCTGTGCCTTTACCAGTAGAAGAAGCTTTAGATGTTGTTGAACAACTGCATGAAGTAGGCGCAAACAGAGTGACTGTAAAAGATGTGAAGAAAAATTGCAAGAAAGGAAAAAGCAAAGGCAAAGATGACTGCAAGATGACTTAG